A segment of the Maribacter dokdonensis DSW-8 genome:
ATCATTATCAGGCAAAGCTATTCCGACTTTTGTATTATTTCCATTTGGTTTACTTGAGATTACTTTCATCGTTGCCAATAGAGCAACAGAAATATGAGATTTAACTTGATTTCGGTCGAATGGCTTACCAAATCTCTTTGTTGTTTTGGTTGCACTCGTTTCTCCTTTTGCTTCTACATACAAAACTTCGTTTTCTTTTTCTGCTATTATGTCAATTCCACGTTGATTTGTTTGTAAAAATTGCTTGATATTGTACCCCTTAATTTCAAGAAAATCTGCTACTTTTTCGACTATTTCGTTTTCGGTTAGCATTTTTTTCATAATTGTGGGCAACGGTCTTGTATAACCGTCAGTTACGGGTTAATATGCGTTAATTTTCGGTTTGACACAGACTTTAGCAATTCCGAGTGGATTCGGACGTAGTCGAATCCGCCGTAATTGCGGTTATACGTTGTTGTGCATAGTGTTTTATGCCATCCACAAATTAATTTCGGTCAATATTTTCCATTTTCCATTAATTTTCTCA
Coding sequences within it:
- a CDS encoding restriction endonuclease, which encodes MKKMLTENEIVEKVADFLEIKGYNIKQFLQTNQRGIDIIAEKENEVLYVEAKGETSATKTTKRFGKPFDRNQVKSHISVALLATMKVISSKPNGNNTKVGIALPDNDEHRKVIKKIIPALNQLDIILFWVTKDNVKIE